A genome region from Oryzias latipes chromosome 2, ASM223467v1 includes the following:
- the LOC101174082 gene encoding ubiquitin-protein ligase E3A isoform X1 encodes MNPDEKEDCECAAPQAQTSPASGADREHEEPDVENPEASRMKRAAAKHLIERYYHQLTEGCGNECCSNPWCASSVGFTRMDNNAAAVKALELYKVNAKLCDPHPSKKGTASTYLESSTHSNSASSDQQVNHKEAHTLRENFKDVSYLTEEKVYEILGMCGEKEDYSPLIRVIGRVFSSAEGLVQSFRRSKPHTKEELKSLQGKDEDKDEDEKEAAACSATAMEEDSPSSSTRPGEGSSGDNDVQKLAPDEVSVDIEAVRRVYERLLSNEKIEAAFLNALVYLSPNVECDLTYHNVYSRDPNYLNLFVIVMENSNLHSPEYLEIALPQFCKAMSKLPLAAQAKLARLWSHYSAEQIRRMMETFQQLITYKVISNEFNSRNLVNDDDAVVASTKCLKIVYYANVLGGDLDVEHNEDEDDEPIPESSELTLQELLGEERRNKKGPRVDPLETELGVRTNDCRRPLIPFEEFINEPLNEVLEMDKDYTFFKVETENKFSFMTCPFILNAVTKNLGLYYDNRIRMYSERRITVLYSLVQGQQLNPYLRLKVRRDHIIDDALVRLEMIAMENPADLKKQLYVEFEGEQGVDEGGVSKEFFQLVVEEIFNPDIGMFTYDEYTKLFWFNPSSFENEGQYTLIGIVLGLAIYNNCILDVHFPMVVYRKLMGKKGTFRDLADANPVLNQSLKELLEYEGSVEEDMMITFQISHNDLFGNPLMYDLRENGDKIPVTNDNRREFVAQYSDYILNKSVEKQFKAFRRGFHMVTNESPLKYLFRPEEIELLICGSRNLDFLALEETTEYDGGYNRDSRIIKDFWETLHSFGEEQKRLFLQFTTGTDRAPVGGLGKLKMIIAKNGPDTDRLPTSHTCFNVLLLPEYSSKDKLRERLLKAITYAKGFGML; translated from the exons ATGAATCCCGACGAGAAGGAGGACTGTGAGTGTGCGGCACCACAGGCCCAGACCAGCCCGGCGAGCGGAGCTGACAG AGAACACGAGGAGCCTGACGTAGAAAACCCAGAAGCAAGCCGAAT GAAGCGAGCAGCCGCCAAACATCTAATAGAGCGCTATTACCACCAGTTAACGGAAGGCTGTGGGAATGAGTGCTGCTCCAACCCCTGGTGTGCCTCCTCGGTGGGATTCACGCGCATGGACAACAACGCGGCGGCGGTCAAGGCGCTGGAGCTCTACAAGGTCAACGCCAAGCTCTGTGACCCGCACCCTTCCAAGAAAGGCACCGCCTCCACCTACCTGGAGAGCAGCACGCACAGCAACTCTGCCTCCAGCGACCAGCAGGTGAACCACAAGGAGGCGCACACGCTACGGGAAAATTTTAAAG ATGTATCTTACCTGACGGAGGAGAAGGTGTACGAGATCTTGGGCATGTGCGGGGAGAAGGAGGATTACTCCCCGCTGATCCGAGTAATCGGCCGGGTCTTCTCCAGCGCCGAGGGGCTGGTGCAGAGCTTCCGGCGGTCCAAACCCCACACCAAGGAGGAGCTGAAGTCCCTCCAGGGCAAGGACGAGGACAAGGACGAGGACGAGAAGGAGGCAGCGGCGTGCTCCGCTACGGCCATGGAGGAGGACTCCCCGTCCTCGTCGACGCGGCCGGGCGAGGGTTCCTCGGGAGACAACGACGTCCAGAAGCTGGCGCCGGACGAGGTCTCGGTGGACATTGAAGCCGTGCGGCGCGTCTACGAGCGCCTCCTGTCCAACGAGAAGATAGAGGCCGCCTTCCTGAACGCACTGGTTTACCTCTCCCCCAACGTGGAGTGCGACCTGACGTACCACAACGTGTACTCACGGGACCCGAACTATCTGAATCTGTTTGTTATAGTGATGGAGAACAGCAACCTCCACAGTCCAGAGTACCTGGAGATCGCGCTGCCTCAGTTCTGTAAGGCCATGAGCAAACTGCCACTGGCCGCTCAGGCCAAGCTGGCCCGCCTCTGGTCGCACTACAGCGCCGAGCAGATCCGCCGCATGATGGAGACCTTCCAGCAGCTCATCACCTACAAGGTGATCAGCAACGAGTTCAACAGCCGGAACCTGGTGAACGACGACGACGCGGTTGTGGCGTCCACCAAGTGCTTGAAGATAGTTTACTATGCAAACGTGCTGGGAGGCGACCTGGACGTGGAGCACAACGAGGACGAGGACGACGAGCCCATCCCGGAGTCCAGCGAGCTCAcgctgcaggagctgctgggCGAGGAGCGCCGCAACAAGAAGGGTCCCCGGGTGGACCCTCTGGAGACGGAGCTGGGGGTCCGCACCAACGACTGCCGGCGGCCGCTCATCCCCTTCGAGGAGTTCATCAACGAGCCGCTGAACGAAGTCCTGGAGATGGACAAGGACTACACCTTTTTCAAGGTGGAGACAGAGAACAAGTTCTCCTTCATGACCTGCCCGTTCATCCTGAACGCCGTCACCAAGAACCTGGGCCTGTACTACGACAACCGCATCCGCATGTACAGCGAGCGGCGGATCACCGTGCTCTACAGCCTGGTGCAGGGCCAGCAGCTCAACCCCTACCTGAGGCTAAAGGTCCGCAGGGACCACATCATCGACGACGCTCTGGTCAGG CTGGAAATGATCGCCATGGAGAATCCTGCAGACTTGAAGAAGCAGCTGTATGTGGAGTTTGAAGGAGAGCAAGGTGTGGACGAAGGAGGCGTTTCCAAAGAGTTCTTTCAGCTGGTGGTGGAGGAGATCTTCAACCCTGACATCG GCATGTTCACGTACGACGAATACACCAAACTGTTCTGGTTCAACCCCTCGTCGTTCGAGAACGAGGGCCAGTACACGCTGATCGGCATCGTCCTCGGCCTGGCCATCTACAACAACTGCATCCTGGACGTGCACTTCCCCATGGTGGTCTACAGGAAGCTGATGGGCAAGAAAGGGACCTTCAGGGACCTGGCGGACGCCAACCCG GTCTTGAACCAGAGtctgaaggagctgctggagTACGAAGGCAGCGTGGAGGAGGACATGATGATCACCTTCCAGATCTCCCACAACGACCTGTTCGGAAACCCGCTCATGTACGACCTGAGGGAAAACGGGGACAAGATCCCCGTCACCAACGACAACAGAAGG GAGTTTGTGGCGCAGTACTCCGACTACATCCTGAACAAGAGCGTGGAGAAGCAGTTCAAAGCCTTCAGGAGAGGCTTCCACATGGTCACCAACGAGTCGCCGCTcaagtacctgttcaggcccgAGGAGATCGAGCTGCTGATCTGCGGCAGCAGG AACCTGGACTTCCTGGCGCTGGAGGAGACGACCGAGTACGACGGCGGGTACAACAGAGACTCACGAATCATCAA GGACTTCTGGGAGACGCTGCACTCGTTTGGGGAGGAGCAGAAGCGCCTCTTCCTGCAGTTCACCACCGGCACCGACAGAGCCCCTGTGGGGGGGTTGGGCAAGCTCAAGATGATCATCGCCAAGAACGGCCCCGATACCGACAG GTTACCCACGTCCCACACCTGCTTCAACGTGCTGCTGCTGCCCGAGTACAGCAGCAAGGACAAGCTGCGAGAGAGACTGCTGAAAGCCATCACCTACGCCAAAGGGTTTGGCATGCTCTGA
- the LOC101174082 gene encoding ubiquitin-protein ligase E3A isoform X3, whose product MKRAAAKHLIERYYHQLTEGCGNECCSNPWCASSVGFTRMDNNAAAVKALELYKVNAKLCDPHPSKKGTASTYLESSTHSNSASSDQQVNHKEAHTLRENFKDVSYLTEEKVYEILGMCGEKEDYSPLIRVIGRVFSSAEGLVQSFRRSKPHTKEELKSLQGKDEDKDEDEKEAAACSATAMEEDSPSSSTRPGEGSSGDNDVQKLAPDEVSVDIEAVRRVYERLLSNEKIEAAFLNALVYLSPNVECDLTYHNVYSRDPNYLNLFVIVMENSNLHSPEYLEIALPQFCKAMSKLPLAAQAKLARLWSHYSAEQIRRMMETFQQLITYKVISNEFNSRNLVNDDDAVVASTKCLKIVYYANVLGGDLDVEHNEDEDDEPIPESSELTLQELLGEERRNKKGPRVDPLETELGVRTNDCRRPLIPFEEFINEPLNEVLEMDKDYTFFKVETENKFSFMTCPFILNAVTKNLGLYYDNRIRMYSERRITVLYSLVQGQQLNPYLRLKVRRDHIIDDALVRLEMIAMENPADLKKQLYVEFEGEQGVDEGGVSKEFFQLVVEEIFNPDIGMFTYDEYTKLFWFNPSSFENEGQYTLIGIVLGLAIYNNCILDVHFPMVVYRKLMGKKGTFRDLADANPVLNQSLKELLEYEGSVEEDMMITFQISHNDLFGNPLMYDLRENGDKIPVTNDNRREFVAQYSDYILNKSVEKQFKAFRRGFHMVTNESPLKYLFRPEEIELLICGSRNLDFLALEETTEYDGGYNRDSRIIKDFWETLHSFGEEQKRLFLQFTTGTDRAPVGGLGKLKMIIAKNGPDTDRLPTSHTCFNVLLLPEYSSKDKLRERLLKAITYAKGFGML is encoded by the exons AT GAAGCGAGCAGCCGCCAAACATCTAATAGAGCGCTATTACCACCAGTTAACGGAAGGCTGTGGGAATGAGTGCTGCTCCAACCCCTGGTGTGCCTCCTCGGTGGGATTCACGCGCATGGACAACAACGCGGCGGCGGTCAAGGCGCTGGAGCTCTACAAGGTCAACGCCAAGCTCTGTGACCCGCACCCTTCCAAGAAAGGCACCGCCTCCACCTACCTGGAGAGCAGCACGCACAGCAACTCTGCCTCCAGCGACCAGCAGGTGAACCACAAGGAGGCGCACACGCTACGGGAAAATTTTAAAG ATGTATCTTACCTGACGGAGGAGAAGGTGTACGAGATCTTGGGCATGTGCGGGGAGAAGGAGGATTACTCCCCGCTGATCCGAGTAATCGGCCGGGTCTTCTCCAGCGCCGAGGGGCTGGTGCAGAGCTTCCGGCGGTCCAAACCCCACACCAAGGAGGAGCTGAAGTCCCTCCAGGGCAAGGACGAGGACAAGGACGAGGACGAGAAGGAGGCAGCGGCGTGCTCCGCTACGGCCATGGAGGAGGACTCCCCGTCCTCGTCGACGCGGCCGGGCGAGGGTTCCTCGGGAGACAACGACGTCCAGAAGCTGGCGCCGGACGAGGTCTCGGTGGACATTGAAGCCGTGCGGCGCGTCTACGAGCGCCTCCTGTCCAACGAGAAGATAGAGGCCGCCTTCCTGAACGCACTGGTTTACCTCTCCCCCAACGTGGAGTGCGACCTGACGTACCACAACGTGTACTCACGGGACCCGAACTATCTGAATCTGTTTGTTATAGTGATGGAGAACAGCAACCTCCACAGTCCAGAGTACCTGGAGATCGCGCTGCCTCAGTTCTGTAAGGCCATGAGCAAACTGCCACTGGCCGCTCAGGCCAAGCTGGCCCGCCTCTGGTCGCACTACAGCGCCGAGCAGATCCGCCGCATGATGGAGACCTTCCAGCAGCTCATCACCTACAAGGTGATCAGCAACGAGTTCAACAGCCGGAACCTGGTGAACGACGACGACGCGGTTGTGGCGTCCACCAAGTGCTTGAAGATAGTTTACTATGCAAACGTGCTGGGAGGCGACCTGGACGTGGAGCACAACGAGGACGAGGACGACGAGCCCATCCCGGAGTCCAGCGAGCTCAcgctgcaggagctgctgggCGAGGAGCGCCGCAACAAGAAGGGTCCCCGGGTGGACCCTCTGGAGACGGAGCTGGGGGTCCGCACCAACGACTGCCGGCGGCCGCTCATCCCCTTCGAGGAGTTCATCAACGAGCCGCTGAACGAAGTCCTGGAGATGGACAAGGACTACACCTTTTTCAAGGTGGAGACAGAGAACAAGTTCTCCTTCATGACCTGCCCGTTCATCCTGAACGCCGTCACCAAGAACCTGGGCCTGTACTACGACAACCGCATCCGCATGTACAGCGAGCGGCGGATCACCGTGCTCTACAGCCTGGTGCAGGGCCAGCAGCTCAACCCCTACCTGAGGCTAAAGGTCCGCAGGGACCACATCATCGACGACGCTCTGGTCAGG CTGGAAATGATCGCCATGGAGAATCCTGCAGACTTGAAGAAGCAGCTGTATGTGGAGTTTGAAGGAGAGCAAGGTGTGGACGAAGGAGGCGTTTCCAAAGAGTTCTTTCAGCTGGTGGTGGAGGAGATCTTCAACCCTGACATCG GCATGTTCACGTACGACGAATACACCAAACTGTTCTGGTTCAACCCCTCGTCGTTCGAGAACGAGGGCCAGTACACGCTGATCGGCATCGTCCTCGGCCTGGCCATCTACAACAACTGCATCCTGGACGTGCACTTCCCCATGGTGGTCTACAGGAAGCTGATGGGCAAGAAAGGGACCTTCAGGGACCTGGCGGACGCCAACCCG GTCTTGAACCAGAGtctgaaggagctgctggagTACGAAGGCAGCGTGGAGGAGGACATGATGATCACCTTCCAGATCTCCCACAACGACCTGTTCGGAAACCCGCTCATGTACGACCTGAGGGAAAACGGGGACAAGATCCCCGTCACCAACGACAACAGAAGG GAGTTTGTGGCGCAGTACTCCGACTACATCCTGAACAAGAGCGTGGAGAAGCAGTTCAAAGCCTTCAGGAGAGGCTTCCACATGGTCACCAACGAGTCGCCGCTcaagtacctgttcaggcccgAGGAGATCGAGCTGCTGATCTGCGGCAGCAGG AACCTGGACTTCCTGGCGCTGGAGGAGACGACCGAGTACGACGGCGGGTACAACAGAGACTCACGAATCATCAA GGACTTCTGGGAGACGCTGCACTCGTTTGGGGAGGAGCAGAAGCGCCTCTTCCTGCAGTTCACCACCGGCACCGACAGAGCCCCTGTGGGGGGGTTGGGCAAGCTCAAGATGATCATCGCCAAGAACGGCCCCGATACCGACAG GTTACCCACGTCCCACACCTGCTTCAACGTGCTGCTGCTGCCCGAGTACAGCAGCAAGGACAAGCTGCGAGAGAGACTGCTGAAAGCCATCACCTACGCCAAAGGGTTTGGCATGCTCTGA
- the LOC101174082 gene encoding ubiquitin-protein ligase E3A isoform X2 codes for MNPDEKEDCECAAPQAQTSPASGADREHEEPDVENPEASRMKRAAAKHLIERYYHQLTEGCGNECCSNPWCASSVGFTRMDNNAAAVKALELYKVNAKLCDPHPSKKGTASTYLESSTHSNSASSDQQVNHKEAHTLRENFKDVSYLTEEKVYEILGMCGEKEDYSPLIRVIGRVFSSAEGLVQSFRRSKPHTKEELKSLQGKDEDKDEDEKEAAACSATAMEEDSPSSSTRPGEGSSGDNDVQKLAPDEVSVDIEAVRRVYERLLSNEKIEAAFLNALVYLSPNVECDLTYHNVYSRDPNYLNLFVIVMENSNLHSPEYLEIALPQFCKAMSKLPLAAQAKLARLWSHYSAEQIRRMMETFQQLITYKVISNEFNSRNLVNDDDAVVASTKCLKIVYYANVLGGDLDVEHNEDEDDEPIPESSELTLQELLGEERRNKKGPRVDPLETELGVRTNDCRRPLIPFEEFINEPLNEVLEMDKDYTFFKVETENKFSFMTCPFILNAVTKNLGLYYDNRIRMYSERRITVLYSLVQGQQLNPYLRLKVRRDHIIDDALVRLEMIAMENPADLKKQLYVEFEGEQGVDEGGVSKEFFQLVVEEIFNPDIGMFTYDEYTKLFWFNPSSFENEGQYTLIGIVLGLAIYNNCILDVHFPMVVYRKLMGKKGTFRDLADANPVLNQSLKELLEYEGSVEEDMMITFQISHNDLFGNPLMYDLRENGDKIPVTNDNRREFVAQYSDYILNKSVEKQFKAFRRGFHMVTNESPLKYLFRPEEIELLICGSRNLDFLALEETTEYDGGYNRDSRIIK; via the exons ATGAATCCCGACGAGAAGGAGGACTGTGAGTGTGCGGCACCACAGGCCCAGACCAGCCCGGCGAGCGGAGCTGACAG AGAACACGAGGAGCCTGACGTAGAAAACCCAGAAGCAAGCCGAAT GAAGCGAGCAGCCGCCAAACATCTAATAGAGCGCTATTACCACCAGTTAACGGAAGGCTGTGGGAATGAGTGCTGCTCCAACCCCTGGTGTGCCTCCTCGGTGGGATTCACGCGCATGGACAACAACGCGGCGGCGGTCAAGGCGCTGGAGCTCTACAAGGTCAACGCCAAGCTCTGTGACCCGCACCCTTCCAAGAAAGGCACCGCCTCCACCTACCTGGAGAGCAGCACGCACAGCAACTCTGCCTCCAGCGACCAGCAGGTGAACCACAAGGAGGCGCACACGCTACGGGAAAATTTTAAAG ATGTATCTTACCTGACGGAGGAGAAGGTGTACGAGATCTTGGGCATGTGCGGGGAGAAGGAGGATTACTCCCCGCTGATCCGAGTAATCGGCCGGGTCTTCTCCAGCGCCGAGGGGCTGGTGCAGAGCTTCCGGCGGTCCAAACCCCACACCAAGGAGGAGCTGAAGTCCCTCCAGGGCAAGGACGAGGACAAGGACGAGGACGAGAAGGAGGCAGCGGCGTGCTCCGCTACGGCCATGGAGGAGGACTCCCCGTCCTCGTCGACGCGGCCGGGCGAGGGTTCCTCGGGAGACAACGACGTCCAGAAGCTGGCGCCGGACGAGGTCTCGGTGGACATTGAAGCCGTGCGGCGCGTCTACGAGCGCCTCCTGTCCAACGAGAAGATAGAGGCCGCCTTCCTGAACGCACTGGTTTACCTCTCCCCCAACGTGGAGTGCGACCTGACGTACCACAACGTGTACTCACGGGACCCGAACTATCTGAATCTGTTTGTTATAGTGATGGAGAACAGCAACCTCCACAGTCCAGAGTACCTGGAGATCGCGCTGCCTCAGTTCTGTAAGGCCATGAGCAAACTGCCACTGGCCGCTCAGGCCAAGCTGGCCCGCCTCTGGTCGCACTACAGCGCCGAGCAGATCCGCCGCATGATGGAGACCTTCCAGCAGCTCATCACCTACAAGGTGATCAGCAACGAGTTCAACAGCCGGAACCTGGTGAACGACGACGACGCGGTTGTGGCGTCCACCAAGTGCTTGAAGATAGTTTACTATGCAAACGTGCTGGGAGGCGACCTGGACGTGGAGCACAACGAGGACGAGGACGACGAGCCCATCCCGGAGTCCAGCGAGCTCAcgctgcaggagctgctgggCGAGGAGCGCCGCAACAAGAAGGGTCCCCGGGTGGACCCTCTGGAGACGGAGCTGGGGGTCCGCACCAACGACTGCCGGCGGCCGCTCATCCCCTTCGAGGAGTTCATCAACGAGCCGCTGAACGAAGTCCTGGAGATGGACAAGGACTACACCTTTTTCAAGGTGGAGACAGAGAACAAGTTCTCCTTCATGACCTGCCCGTTCATCCTGAACGCCGTCACCAAGAACCTGGGCCTGTACTACGACAACCGCATCCGCATGTACAGCGAGCGGCGGATCACCGTGCTCTACAGCCTGGTGCAGGGCCAGCAGCTCAACCCCTACCTGAGGCTAAAGGTCCGCAGGGACCACATCATCGACGACGCTCTGGTCAGG CTGGAAATGATCGCCATGGAGAATCCTGCAGACTTGAAGAAGCAGCTGTATGTGGAGTTTGAAGGAGAGCAAGGTGTGGACGAAGGAGGCGTTTCCAAAGAGTTCTTTCAGCTGGTGGTGGAGGAGATCTTCAACCCTGACATCG GCATGTTCACGTACGACGAATACACCAAACTGTTCTGGTTCAACCCCTCGTCGTTCGAGAACGAGGGCCAGTACACGCTGATCGGCATCGTCCTCGGCCTGGCCATCTACAACAACTGCATCCTGGACGTGCACTTCCCCATGGTGGTCTACAGGAAGCTGATGGGCAAGAAAGGGACCTTCAGGGACCTGGCGGACGCCAACCCG GTCTTGAACCAGAGtctgaaggagctgctggagTACGAAGGCAGCGTGGAGGAGGACATGATGATCACCTTCCAGATCTCCCACAACGACCTGTTCGGAAACCCGCTCATGTACGACCTGAGGGAAAACGGGGACAAGATCCCCGTCACCAACGACAACAGAAGG GAGTTTGTGGCGCAGTACTCCGACTACATCCTGAACAAGAGCGTGGAGAAGCAGTTCAAAGCCTTCAGGAGAGGCTTCCACATGGTCACCAACGAGTCGCCGCTcaagtacctgttcaggcccgAGGAGATCGAGCTGCTGATCTGCGGCAGCAGG AACCTGGACTTCCTGGCGCTGGAGGAGACGACCGAGTACGACGGCGGGTACAACAGAGACTCACGAATCATCAAGTAA
- the LOC101174082 gene encoding ubiquitin-protein ligase E3A isoform X4: MNPDEKEDCECAAPQAQTSPASGADREHEEPDVENPEASRMKRAAAKHLIERYYHQLTEGCGNECCSNPWCASSVGFTRMDNNAAAVKALELYKVNAKLCDPHPSKKGTASTYLESSTHSNSASSDQQVNHKEAHTLRENFKDVSYLTEEKVYEILGMCGEKEDYSPLIRVIGRVFSSAEGLVQSFRRSKPHTKEELKSLQGKDEDKDEDEKEAAACSATAMEEDSPSSSTRPGEGSSGDNDVQKLAPDEVSVDIEAVRRVYERLLSNEKIEAAFLNALVYLSPNVECDLTYHNVYSRDPNYLNLFVIVMENSNLHSPEYLEIALPQFCKAMSKLPLAAQAKLARLWSHYSAEQIRRMMETFQQLITYKVISNEFNSRNLVNDDDAVVASTKCLKIVYYANVLGGDLDVEHNEDEDDEPIPESSELTLQELLGEERRNKKGPRVDPLETELGVRTNDCRRPLIPFEEFINEPLNEVLEMDKDYTFFKVETENKFSFMTCPFILNAVTKNLGLYYDNRIRMYSERRITVLYSLVQGQQLNPYLRLKVRRDHIIDDALVRLEMIAMENPADLKKQLYVEFEGEQGVDEGGVSKEFFQLVVEEIFNPDIGMFTYDEYTKLFWFNPSSFENEGQYTLIGIVLGLAIYNNCILDVHFPMVVYRKLMGKKGTFRDLADANPVLNQSLKELLEYEGSVEEDMMITFQISHNDLFGNPLMYDLRENGDKIPVTNDNRR; this comes from the exons ATGAATCCCGACGAGAAGGAGGACTGTGAGTGTGCGGCACCACAGGCCCAGACCAGCCCGGCGAGCGGAGCTGACAG AGAACACGAGGAGCCTGACGTAGAAAACCCAGAAGCAAGCCGAAT GAAGCGAGCAGCCGCCAAACATCTAATAGAGCGCTATTACCACCAGTTAACGGAAGGCTGTGGGAATGAGTGCTGCTCCAACCCCTGGTGTGCCTCCTCGGTGGGATTCACGCGCATGGACAACAACGCGGCGGCGGTCAAGGCGCTGGAGCTCTACAAGGTCAACGCCAAGCTCTGTGACCCGCACCCTTCCAAGAAAGGCACCGCCTCCACCTACCTGGAGAGCAGCACGCACAGCAACTCTGCCTCCAGCGACCAGCAGGTGAACCACAAGGAGGCGCACACGCTACGGGAAAATTTTAAAG ATGTATCTTACCTGACGGAGGAGAAGGTGTACGAGATCTTGGGCATGTGCGGGGAGAAGGAGGATTACTCCCCGCTGATCCGAGTAATCGGCCGGGTCTTCTCCAGCGCCGAGGGGCTGGTGCAGAGCTTCCGGCGGTCCAAACCCCACACCAAGGAGGAGCTGAAGTCCCTCCAGGGCAAGGACGAGGACAAGGACGAGGACGAGAAGGAGGCAGCGGCGTGCTCCGCTACGGCCATGGAGGAGGACTCCCCGTCCTCGTCGACGCGGCCGGGCGAGGGTTCCTCGGGAGACAACGACGTCCAGAAGCTGGCGCCGGACGAGGTCTCGGTGGACATTGAAGCCGTGCGGCGCGTCTACGAGCGCCTCCTGTCCAACGAGAAGATAGAGGCCGCCTTCCTGAACGCACTGGTTTACCTCTCCCCCAACGTGGAGTGCGACCTGACGTACCACAACGTGTACTCACGGGACCCGAACTATCTGAATCTGTTTGTTATAGTGATGGAGAACAGCAACCTCCACAGTCCAGAGTACCTGGAGATCGCGCTGCCTCAGTTCTGTAAGGCCATGAGCAAACTGCCACTGGCCGCTCAGGCCAAGCTGGCCCGCCTCTGGTCGCACTACAGCGCCGAGCAGATCCGCCGCATGATGGAGACCTTCCAGCAGCTCATCACCTACAAGGTGATCAGCAACGAGTTCAACAGCCGGAACCTGGTGAACGACGACGACGCGGTTGTGGCGTCCACCAAGTGCTTGAAGATAGTTTACTATGCAAACGTGCTGGGAGGCGACCTGGACGTGGAGCACAACGAGGACGAGGACGACGAGCCCATCCCGGAGTCCAGCGAGCTCAcgctgcaggagctgctgggCGAGGAGCGCCGCAACAAGAAGGGTCCCCGGGTGGACCCTCTGGAGACGGAGCTGGGGGTCCGCACCAACGACTGCCGGCGGCCGCTCATCCCCTTCGAGGAGTTCATCAACGAGCCGCTGAACGAAGTCCTGGAGATGGACAAGGACTACACCTTTTTCAAGGTGGAGACAGAGAACAAGTTCTCCTTCATGACCTGCCCGTTCATCCTGAACGCCGTCACCAAGAACCTGGGCCTGTACTACGACAACCGCATCCGCATGTACAGCGAGCGGCGGATCACCGTGCTCTACAGCCTGGTGCAGGGCCAGCAGCTCAACCCCTACCTGAGGCTAAAGGTCCGCAGGGACCACATCATCGACGACGCTCTGGTCAGG CTGGAAATGATCGCCATGGAGAATCCTGCAGACTTGAAGAAGCAGCTGTATGTGGAGTTTGAAGGAGAGCAAGGTGTGGACGAAGGAGGCGTTTCCAAAGAGTTCTTTCAGCTGGTGGTGGAGGAGATCTTCAACCCTGACATCG GCATGTTCACGTACGACGAATACACCAAACTGTTCTGGTTCAACCCCTCGTCGTTCGAGAACGAGGGCCAGTACACGCTGATCGGCATCGTCCTCGGCCTGGCCATCTACAACAACTGCATCCTGGACGTGCACTTCCCCATGGTGGTCTACAGGAAGCTGATGGGCAAGAAAGGGACCTTCAGGGACCTGGCGGACGCCAACCCG GTCTTGAACCAGAGtctgaaggagctgctggagTACGAAGGCAGCGTGGAGGAGGACATGATGATCACCTTCCAGATCTCCCACAACGACCTGTTCGGAAACCCGCTCATGTACGACCTGAGGGAAAACGGGGACAAGATCCCCGTCACCAACGACAACAGAAGG TAA